The Prochlorococcus marinus str. MIT 9301 genome segment CGAGATCTTGGTAAAAGGCCTTTAATGGGATCAATAGCTGAAGAGTTTTCTGATCAACTTTTTATAACTTCAGATAATCCAAGATCAGAAGAACCCCAAAAGATAGTAAATGATATTTTGATGGGTATAAAAAAAAGAGAAAAAATAACAATTGAAATTGATAGATTTAAAGCAATAAATGAATCTATTAAATTTGCCAATAAAAAAGATATTGTTTTAATTGCAGGAAAAGGACATGAAGACTACCAAATTCTCAATGATAAAGTTATTAATTTTGATGATAGAAAAATAGCTTATAAATTATTAAAAGAAAAAAATAAATCTCAATAAAATTTCCTAATCAAATAAGAAAGATCTTTACGCAAATCAAAAGAAAAGTTTCTTAGAATTAATGGAGTTATTTTTAAAAAAATGAAAGGCTTAGCCTTAGTTGTAGGGGCAGGTGGAATTGGAACACAATTAGCTAGAGATCTGAATGAAAGTGAAAAAGATTTAGATGTTGTTTTGTGTGGAAGAAAAAGTGAATTTAATCCTTTTTGGGAATTAGATATAGAGGATTCTCAATCCCTTTTGCAGTTAAAAAATAAAATATCAAATCATCCTTCAAAATTAAGGCTAGTTGTTAATGCTACAGGTAGACTTCATACTGATTCTCTTCAACCAGAAAAAAGATTACAACATCTTGATAAAAAAAATATGATGGAAAGTTTTTCAATAAATGCCTTTTCTCCTATTTTATTAGCGAAAGCGATTGAAGAATTTATACCAAAAGATGTTGAGTTTAATTTTGCAAGTATAAGTGCAAGAGTTGGTAGCATTGGAGATAATCAAACTGGAGGATGGTATTCATATAGAGCTGCAAAATCTGCGCAAAATCAGTTTTTTAAATCTTTAAGTATTGAATGGGCTAGACGTTTCCCAAAGGCTACTATCACATTGCTTCATCCAGGAACAGTAGATACTGATTTGTCTAGACCTTTTCATAAATTTGTTCCAGAACATAAATTATTTAGTAAAGAAAAATCTTCCCAATTCTTGATCAATATTATTAAAAATCAATCACCAGAATCTACAGGCAAATTTATTGCATGGGACAGCTCGGAGATACCTTGGTAAACTAAATTTTTTATCAAAAGATCTTTAAGTCAAATTTTTTATTTCTCTAGCAAGTAAATCAATCTCAGCTTCTGTAGTCATTTGATGTAC includes the following:
- a CDS encoding SDR family NAD(P)-dependent oxidoreductase is translated as MKGLALVVGAGGIGTQLARDLNESEKDLDVVLCGRKSEFNPFWELDIEDSQSLLQLKNKISNHPSKLRLVVNATGRLHTDSLQPEKRLQHLDKKNMMESFSINAFSPILLAKAIEEFIPKDVEFNFASISARVGSIGDNQTGGWYSYRAAKSAQNQFFKSLSIEWARRFPKATITLLHPGTVDTDLSRPFHKFVPEHKLFSKEKSSQFLINIIKNQSPESTGKFIAWDSSEIPW